One stretch of Pedobacter riviphilus DNA includes these proteins:
- a CDS encoding ABC-F family ATP-binding cassette domain-containing protein: MSTLIAAEGLGHGYHDEWLFKNLTLGINSGQRVALVGINGAGKSTLLKLLAERFPPLEGKIVKNKAVKIGFLDQEPQFTEGFSISDHIFSLENKQQQLIKEYEELIEDPNPDEKTLNRLYEELSEHNAWEYEHEIKTILNRMGITHLQQKISTLSGGQKKRLALAKLLIEDPEILVLDEPTNHLDIDTIEWLEKLLTTGQKTILLVTHDRYFLDNVCNTIVELDRGKIFNYNGNYAYFLEKKSEREALDATVLHKNQQLLKKELEWMRRMPQARATKSQARIDAFYDLEEKSKKKSDNQSITLKMKMSRQGGKIIELEHIQKAFDGRPIINDFSYTFKKGDRIGLAGKNGTGKSTLLNIITSHLKPDAGKVDTGETTVFGYYKQGGLTFDPKERVIDIVKSDAEYIKMADGSVITASALLTLFLFPPKKQHGMVEKLSGGEKKRLNLMKVLMQNPNFLILDEPTNDLDIDTLNVLEEFLENFPGILMLVSHDRYLLDKMSDQLFIMEGEGVVKIYNGNYSEYRLSLEQPKVKTEIKKAPAPVEQAPVKTVKKLSFKEQKELEDSEKGIAEMEHKIASLNESLVKIDATDYIKIQEVSNEIELLQAKLDDFTMRWLELSE; this comes from the coding sequence TTGAGCACACTAATTGCGGCAGAAGGCTTAGGGCATGGTTATCATGACGAATGGCTATTTAAAAATTTAACCTTGGGTATTAACTCTGGTCAGCGTGTAGCGTTGGTTGGAATTAATGGCGCGGGTAAGAGTACCCTTTTGAAATTATTGGCAGAAAGGTTCCCTCCGCTCGAAGGTAAAATTGTAAAAAATAAAGCTGTTAAAATCGGTTTTCTTGATCAAGAGCCACAATTTACTGAAGGTTTCTCTATTAGCGACCACATATTCTCGCTGGAAAATAAACAACAACAGTTGATTAAGGAATATGAAGAATTAATTGAAGACCCTAATCCAGACGAAAAAACGCTTAACCGTTTGTACGAAGAATTAAGCGAACACAATGCCTGGGAATATGAACATGAGATTAAAACCATTTTAAACAGAATGGGCATTACTCATCTTCAACAGAAAATATCTACCCTATCTGGAGGACAAAAGAAACGTTTAGCCCTTGCAAAACTTTTAATTGAAGATCCGGAAATTTTGGTGCTTGATGAGCCGACCAACCATTTGGATATAGATACCATTGAATGGTTGGAGAAATTATTAACTACCGGACAAAAAACAATTTTACTCGTTACCCACGACAGGTACTTTTTGGATAATGTTTGCAATACCATTGTAGAGCTTGATAGAGGAAAAATATTTAACTATAACGGAAACTATGCTTACTTCTTAGAAAAGAAAAGCGAAAGAGAGGCTTTAGACGCAACGGTTTTACATAAGAACCAACAGCTATTAAAGAAAGAATTAGAGTGGATGAGGCGTATGCCACAGGCCCGAGCGACAAAATCTCAGGCCAGGATCGATGCTTTTTACGATTTGGAGGAAAAATCGAAGAAAAAGTCTGACAATCAGAGTATTACGTTAAAAATGAAGATGTCACGTCAAGGTGGGAAGATTATTGAACTAGAGCACATTCAAAAAGCATTCGACGGACGTCCGATCATCAACGATTTTAGTTATACCTTTAAAAAAGGTGATCGTATTGGCCTAGCTGGAAAAAACGGAACAGGAAAATCCACGCTATTAAATATTATTACCAGCCATTTGAAACCAGATGCAGGTAAAGTAGACACGGGTGAAACTACTGTTTTCGGCTACTACAAACAGGGTGGTTTAACTTTCGACCCAAAGGAGAGAGTAATCGATATTGTAAAATCAGATGCCGAATATATCAAGATGGCTGACGGTTCTGTTATTACAGCTTCTGCCCTATTAACCCTATTTCTCTTTCCGCCGAAGAAACAACATGGCATGGTTGAGAAATTAAGTGGTGGCGAAAAGAAGCGGTTGAACCTGATGAAAGTGCTGATGCAAAATCCAAATTTTTTAATTTTGGATGAGCCAACGAATGATCTTGATATTGATACCCTCAATGTTCTTGAAGAATTTTTAGAAAACTTTCCGGGCATATTAATGCTGGTTTCTCACGACAGGTACCTGCTCGATAAAATGAGCGATCAACTTTTTATCATGGAGGGCGAAGGTGTGGTTAAAATTTATAATGGCAATTATTCAGAATATCGTTTAAGTTTAGAACAACCCAAAGTAAAAACAGAAATAAAAAAAGCCCCTGCCCCAGTAGAACAAGCACCAGTTAAAACAGTAAAAAAACTAAGCTTCAAAGAGCAAAAAGAATTAGAAGATAGTGAAAAAGGTATCGCAGAAATGGAACACAAAATAGCTTCACTAAACGAAAGCCTGGTTAAAATTGACGCAACAGATTATATAAAAATTCAAGAAGTTTCCAATGAAATAGAATTGCTTCAGGCAAAACTTGACGATTTCACCATGCGTTGGCTCGAACTTTCAGAATAA
- the ybeY gene encoding rRNA maturation RNase YbeY, which produces MPAISFFTESVSYNLPQKLKIKKWIKATIEKEGFNLQELNFIFCSDEYLLGINQQYLNHDTYTDIITFDNSEEEKQIVSDIFISIERVKENAKTFKTQEFDEVCRIMIHGTLHLLGYKDKGKAAKTLMTQKEDEYLGYRAEVGLV; this is translated from the coding sequence ATGCCTGCAATATCGTTTTTCACAGAATCAGTTAGTTATAATCTTCCTCAGAAACTTAAGATAAAGAAGTGGATTAAAGCTACGATTGAAAAAGAAGGCTTTAATTTGCAGGAACTCAATTTCATTTTCTGTAGCGACGAATACCTCTTGGGCATCAACCAACAATATTTAAACCACGATACCTACACCGATATCATTACTTTCGATAATTCTGAAGAAGAAAAACAGATTGTAAGTGATATTTTCATCAGCATTGAGCGCGTAAAAGAAAATGCCAAAACCTTCAAAACACAGGAATTTGATGAGGTTTGTCGCATTATGATCCACGGCACCCTGCATTTACTGGGCTACAAAGACAAAGGAAAAGCAGCTAAAACCCTTATGACCCAAAAAGAAGATGAGTATCTGGGTTACAGAGCGGAGGTTGGCTTAGTTTAG
- the mnmG gene encoding tRNA uridine-5-carboxymethylaminomethyl(34) synthesis enzyme MnmG produces the protein MFSKYDLIVVGAGHAGCEAAAAAANLGSSVLLITMNMGTIAQMSCNPAMGGVAKGQIVREVDAMGGYSGIISDKSTIQFRMLNKSKGPAMWSPRAQIDRMRFAEEWRLALERTPNLDIWQDSVVGLLVKDNTVYGVKTSLGIEIESTAVVLTNGTFLNGVMHIGEKKFGGGRTAERASTGITEQLVELGMEAGRMKTGTPPRVDGRSLDYTKMEEQWGDENPGKFSYTDTEVSTDQRCCWITYTNGDVHETLKEGFEKSPMFTGRIKGLGPRYCPSIEDKINRFAERDRHQIFVEPEGWNTCEIYVNGFSTSLPEDVQFKALRLIPGFEQAKMFRPGYAIEYDFFPPTQLSLTLETKLINNLFLAGQINGTTGYEEAACQGFMAGINAHQKITDKHELIMKRSDSYIGVLIDDLVTKGTEEPYRMFTSRAEHRLLLRQDNADIRLSPIGHELGLISDERLEKVNQKIANADALVKFTRNQGIEMSDANPMLESLGSSPLNQNVKIHSLVGRPHVGLPDLIKVSKPLAEATKDLDNETIEQAEIKIKYESYFEKENEIVAKMLKMEDKEIKPDFDYNKIVSISKEAREKLFKIKPRTLGQASRISGVSPSDISVLMVYINK, from the coding sequence ATGTTTTCAAAATACGATTTGATTGTTGTTGGTGCCGGACACGCAGGCTGTGAAGCTGCCGCTGCTGCTGCTAACTTAGGATCATCTGTTTTATTAATAACGATGAATATGGGCACCATTGCCCAAATGAGTTGTAACCCCGCCATGGGTGGAGTAGCTAAAGGACAGATCGTTCGGGAGGTTGATGCTATGGGCGGTTATTCAGGTATTATATCTGATAAATCAACAATTCAATTTAGAATGCTCAACAAATCAAAAGGCCCTGCCATGTGGAGTCCAAGAGCACAGATTGATAGAATGCGCTTTGCAGAAGAATGGCGTTTAGCTTTGGAAAGAACACCTAATCTTGATATATGGCAAGATAGTGTAGTAGGCTTATTGGTAAAAGACAATACCGTATACGGTGTTAAAACTTCTTTAGGTATAGAGATAGAAAGTACAGCTGTAGTATTAACCAATGGAACATTCTTGAATGGTGTAATGCACATTGGAGAAAAGAAATTTGGAGGAGGTAGAACAGCTGAAAGAGCATCAACAGGGATTACTGAACAACTGGTAGAATTGGGCATGGAAGCTGGCCGAATGAAAACTGGTACTCCCCCACGTGTAGACGGAAGAAGTTTGGATTATACTAAAATGGAAGAACAATGGGGAGATGAAAACCCAGGTAAATTCTCATATACTGATACGGAAGTTTCGACAGACCAACGTTGCTGCTGGATCACCTATACCAACGGAGATGTTCATGAAACCTTAAAAGAAGGCTTTGAAAAATCGCCGATGTTTACAGGAAGGATTAAAGGTTTGGGACCTAGATATTGTCCTTCAATTGAAGATAAAATCAACCGTTTTGCCGAACGCGACAGACACCAGATCTTTGTTGAACCCGAAGGATGGAACACTTGCGAAATTTATGTAAATGGATTTTCAACCTCACTTCCGGAGGACGTACAATTTAAAGCCTTAAGATTAATACCCGGTTTTGAGCAAGCAAAAATGTTTAGACCAGGTTACGCCATTGAGTACGATTTCTTCCCGCCTACTCAATTGTCTTTAACACTAGAAACTAAATTGATCAATAATTTATTTTTAGCTGGACAAATTAATGGAACTACAGGATATGAAGAAGCAGCCTGTCAAGGTTTCATGGCAGGTATAAATGCACATCAAAAAATTACAGATAAACATGAACTGATCATGAAAAGATCAGACAGTTATATTGGTGTTTTAATTGATGACCTGGTAACGAAAGGAACCGAAGAACCTTATCGTATGTTTACATCAAGAGCAGAACACCGTTTATTATTAAGGCAAGATAACGCTGATATTCGCTTATCTCCTATCGGGCACGAATTGGGTTTAATTTCTGATGAGCGTTTAGAAAAAGTAAATCAGAAAATAGCAAATGCTGATGCTTTAGTTAAGTTCACCAGAAATCAAGGGATTGAAATGAGTGATGCAAATCCAATGCTCGAAAGTTTAGGATCGAGCCCTTTAAACCAAAATGTAAAAATACATAGTTTGGTTGGAAGGCCCCATGTTGGTTTGCCTGATTTGATTAAAGTGAGTAAACCTCTTGCAGAAGCAACAAAAGATTTGGATAACGAAACCATTGAACAGGCCGAAATCAAAATTAAATATGAAAGTTATTTTGAAAAAGAAAATGAAATTGTAGCCAAAATGCTGAAGATGGAAGACAAAGAAATTAAACCAGATTTTGATTACAATAAAATTGTTTCCATTTCAAAAGAGGCCAGGGAAAAATTATTTAAGATCAAACCACGTACTTTAGGTCAGGCTTCACGGATTTCGGGTGTTTCACCTTCAGATATATCGGTTTTAATGGTTTATATCAATAAGTAG
- a CDS encoding DUF4175 family protein codes for MVSNNYSDLLRKIDEFIRKFYLNKILRGSIYAAAILLGLYLVVFLSLYYLNPSAAFKTFVFFAYLLVGALLVGFLIIKPLLSMLKLGKHLTFDEASVIIGNHFSDIKDKLLNTLQLHHLSENHPENNHLILASIDQKILELKPVPFYTAISINDNRKYLKYLFIPLSIILLIAIIAPTILREGTNSFFKYDEYIAPKAPFAFTVLNKNLTVTQGEDVTINLKLSGDQLPAEIYVEDGKNTYKAEKEGTTRFNYHIKNIQTDKKLVFKGGGFSSSVFTVTVKPRPELLNATATLTFPAYLGKKPETISNVGDILLPEGTQVNWNFKTEKSSALLFIINGTENLLKINDDAANFRATIKNNSKYSVTPKNQYVTIRDSLSHQITVVKDQAPAISVEEKSDSASTKALYFSGQVTDDYGFSRLSFKYNIKENNRIVGTVTKNIAIKSNATENTFFYFWDLKAAAAKPGQEIEYYFEVADNDGVNGAKVTRSEIKTFKQPTKKETAEQVNASNQALKQKMQSAIRLANTIEKESKKVAESLIDKKQISFEDKKQIEALLDKQKQLDEAVKEIKEQNDKNIQQQEDQKQTEELLEKQKQIKDLFDNVLDEKTKELLQKLQNLMNEKNKDQTQNELSKMQLDNKTLKNELDRILELYKQLEFEQNLQTDIDRLNELAKEQKELAQQTKDKKQDNESLKQKQDALNKEMKDLKDDLKKLEEKNQSLERPNPFENPEKDVQDIQKEQQDSKEALDKKDSKNASQKQQKAGEQMEKLSKKMSDMQQQGEEMENNLNAKELRRLLENLLTTSFDQEKVMLALKKMTAADPSYTSNVQKQRSIKDNLKTIADSLYSLSKRVPQIESTVNEEMNKINFNLDKSLESLGDRRTPEANRFQQFTMTSINNLTLMLSEALSQLQNMQKNGKGGSGKKQKQGMKQLSQMQEQLNKSMQKAREQMQKSGDNQGKVGKGQMSQEFGKMAQQQQMIRQALEKINREENKDGTGKMGNLNEAIKEMKQTESDLVNKRLQQETLNRQKDLLTKLLEAEKAERDQEEDSKRESKAAKEFPPSYQKMVDQFKKQQQNGNDILQKLPPSLNYYYKNKIAEYLKSLNMER; via the coding sequence ATGGTGAGCAATAACTACAGTGATTTATTACGGAAGATAGATGAGTTTATCCGCAAATTTTACCTGAATAAAATTCTGCGCGGGAGCATTTATGCCGCTGCCATACTTTTAGGGCTATATCTCGTTGTTTTTTTAAGTCTTTATTACCTCAATCCAAGTGCTGCTTTTAAAACCTTTGTATTTTTTGCCTATTTACTTGTTGGGGCCTTACTTGTTGGCTTTCTGATTATCAAACCCTTGCTTTCGATGCTAAAATTGGGCAAACACCTTACTTTCGACGAAGCATCGGTTATCATCGGAAATCACTTTTCCGATATTAAGGATAAACTGTTGAATACCTTACAACTTCATCATTTATCCGAAAATCATCCTGAAAATAACCACCTCATTCTAGCCAGCATCGATCAAAAAATATTGGAGCTTAAACCTGTTCCTTTTTATACGGCCATTAGCATTAACGATAACCGCAAGTATTTAAAGTATCTTTTCATTCCCCTTTCTATTATTCTGTTAATTGCCATTATCGCACCCACTATTTTACGCGAAGGCACCAACAGTTTTTTTAAGTACGATGAATATATTGCGCCAAAAGCACCTTTTGCATTTACAGTTTTAAATAAAAACCTAACGGTTACACAAGGTGAAGATGTAACCATCAATCTAAAATTATCCGGTGATCAATTACCGGCCGAAATTTATGTAGAAGACGGTAAAAACACCTACAAAGCCGAAAAAGAAGGTACCACTAGGTTTAATTATCACATTAAAAATATCCAAACCGATAAAAAATTGGTTTTTAAAGGAGGTGGTTTTAGTTCTTCAGTTTTTACGGTTACAGTTAAGCCCCGCCCCGAATTGTTAAACGCAACGGCAACACTTACCTTCCCTGCCTACCTGGGTAAAAAACCTGAAACTATTTCGAATGTAGGCGATATACTTTTACCAGAAGGTACCCAGGTAAACTGGAATTTTAAGACTGAAAAAAGCAGTGCACTCCTATTCATAATAAACGGAACCGAAAACCTACTTAAAATCAATGATGATGCAGCAAATTTTAGGGCTACAATTAAAAATAATTCAAAATATAGCGTTACACCTAAAAACCAATACGTTACAATTAGAGATTCGCTTTCGCACCAAATTACAGTAGTTAAAGATCAGGCTCCGGCGATTTCTGTAGAAGAAAAATCAGATTCGGCTAGTACTAAAGCCTTGTATTTCAGTGGTCAGGTTACTGATGATTATGGTTTTAGCCGCTTAAGTTTTAAATACAACATCAAAGAAAATAACCGCATTGTGGGTACAGTTACCAAAAATATTGCCATTAAAAGCAATGCAACAGAAAATACCTTTTTCTATTTCTGGGATTTAAAAGCTGCTGCTGCCAAACCTGGTCAGGAGATTGAATATTATTTCGAAGTAGCCGATAATGACGGTGTAAATGGGGCAAAAGTTACCCGATCTGAAATCAAAACCTTTAAACAACCTACCAAAAAGGAAACCGCCGAACAGGTAAATGCAAGCAACCAGGCTTTAAAACAGAAAATGCAGTCAGCCATACGCCTGGCCAATACCATCGAAAAAGAAAGTAAAAAGGTGGCCGAAAGCCTCATCGATAAAAAACAGATTTCTTTTGAAGATAAGAAACAGATTGAAGCCCTTTTAGACAAACAAAAACAGCTTGATGAGGCCGTTAAGGAAATAAAAGAGCAAAACGATAAAAATATTCAGCAACAGGAAGACCAAAAACAAACTGAAGAGCTTCTGGAAAAACAGAAACAGATTAAAGACCTGTTTGATAATGTACTGGATGAGAAAACAAAAGAACTTTTGCAGAAGCTGCAAAACCTCATGAATGAGAAAAATAAAGACCAAACGCAGAACGAGCTCTCGAAAATGCAACTGGACAATAAAACCCTCAAAAATGAACTCGACAGGATCTTAGAACTCTACAAACAATTAGAATTTGAACAAAACCTTCAAACCGATATCGATCGTTTAAATGAATTGGCTAAAGAACAGAAGGAACTTGCTCAGCAAACTAAAGATAAAAAACAGGATAATGAATCGTTAAAGCAAAAACAGGATGCGCTTAACAAGGAGATGAAAGATCTGAAAGATGATTTAAAAAAACTGGAAGAAAAAAATCAATCACTTGAAAGGCCAAATCCTTTCGAAAATCCTGAAAAAGATGTACAGGATATACAAAAAGAACAGCAGGATAGTAAAGAAGCTTTAGACAAGAAGGATTCGAAGAATGCAAGCCAGAAACAACAAAAAGCTGGCGAACAGATGGAAAAACTATCCAAAAAAATGAGCGATATGCAGCAGCAGGGCGAAGAAATGGAAAACAACCTGAATGCCAAGGAATTACGTCGGTTACTGGAAAACTTATTGACCACCTCTTTCGATCAGGAAAAGGTAATGCTTGCTTTAAAGAAAATGACTGCGGCAGATCCATCTTATACCAGCAATGTTCAGAAACAGCGCAGCATTAAAGATAACCTTAAAACAATTGCCGATAGCCTATATAGCTTAAGCAAGCGTGTTCCGCAGATAGAATCGACTGTTAACGAGGAAATGAACAAGATTAATTTTAACCTCGATAAAAGTTTGGAAAGTTTGGGAGACAGAAGAACCCCAGAGGCTAACCGTTTTCAGCAATTTACCATGACCTCTATCAATAACCTAACCTTGATGTTAAGCGAAGCGCTAAGTCAGCTGCAAAATATGCAGAAAAACGGTAAGGGCGGTAGTGGAAAAAAACAAAAGCAAGGGATGAAGCAGCTTTCACAGATGCAGGAACAGTTGAACAAAAGTATGCAAAAAGCCAGGGAGCAAATGCAAAAATCGGGAGATAATCAAGGTAAAGTGGGTAAAGGGCAAATGAGCCAGGAGTTTGGTAAGATGGCCCAGCAGCAACAAATGATCCGCCAGGCGCTGGAAAAAATCAACCGTGAAGAGAATAAAGATGGCACTGGTAAAATGGGCAATCTAAACGAAGCCATTAAAGAAATGAAACAGACCGAGAGCGACCTGGTTAATAAACGTTTGCAGCAAGAAACCTTAAACAGACAAAAAGACCTCTTAACAAAGTTACTTGAAGCAGAAAAAGCTGAACGCGATCAGGAAGAGGATTCAAAACGCGAAAGTAAAGCGGCGAAGGAGTTCCCGCCATCTTATCAAAAAATGGTGGATCAGTTTAAAAAACAGCAACAAAACGGTAATGATATACTGCAGAAACTACCTCCAAGTTTAAATTATTACTATAAAAACAAGATCGCTGAATATTTGAAATCGTTGAATATGGAACGATAG
- a CDS encoding glycerophosphodiester phosphodiesterase family protein, which translates to MKRVFISALMLFIFTASFAQKFNWNKNQVIAHRGAWKKNNFPQNSIASLNEAVKLGCYGSEFDVWMTADNVLVINHDPEFQGLVIEKVNYADLLTKTMSNGEKIPTLEAYLLEGKKQKTTKLILEIKPSLISKERGIEVTNKCVEMVQKLKVVEWTEYISFDYDYCKRILALLPKAKVAYLKGEISAEQMKADKLTGVDYHFSVYQKDGWIENAHKLGLTVNAWTVNTVPEIQWLLAHQVDYITTNEPELTFEELKKTPVAAGWKLKWADEFNDAGLPLAKNWSYDVGGKGWGNNELQYYTDADSTNAIVKKGNLNITAVKADKENNHYTSARLVTKNKFDFKYGRVEVRAILPKGRGLWPAIWALPTDSKYGGWPKSGEIDIMEHVGYDPDSVHGTVHTEKFNHVIKTQVGKALKVENPYSEYHIYAVEWFADRIDFFIDNQKYLTFKNTKKGSGDWPFDQNFHIILNLAVGGGWGGKKGVDDTIFPATMKVDYVRVFQK; encoded by the coding sequence ATGAAACGAGTATTTATTTCTGCACTAATGTTGTTCATTTTTACTGCCTCTTTTGCTCAAAAATTTAACTGGAATAAAAACCAGGTAATTGCCCACCGCGGAGCATGGAAGAAAAATAATTTCCCTCAAAATTCTATCGCTTCTTTAAACGAAGCCGTAAAGCTGGGTTGTTATGGATCGGAATTCGATGTGTGGATGACGGCAGATAATGTTTTGGTTATTAATCACGATCCTGAATTTCAGGGTTTGGTTATCGAAAAAGTAAACTATGCCGATTTATTGACCAAAACGATGAGCAATGGCGAAAAAATCCCAACACTCGAAGCCTATTTATTGGAAGGTAAAAAACAGAAAACCACCAAACTGATTTTAGAGATCAAACCTTCGTTAATTAGTAAAGAGCGTGGAATTGAGGTGACCAATAAATGTGTTGAAATGGTTCAGAAACTCAAGGTAGTAGAGTGGACGGAGTATATCAGTTTTGACTACGATTACTGTAAACGCATTTTAGCACTCTTGCCAAAAGCAAAAGTAGCCTACTTAAAAGGCGAAATCAGTGCCGAACAAATGAAAGCAGATAAATTAACCGGTGTTGATTATCATTTTAGTGTTTACCAAAAAGATGGATGGATTGAAAATGCCCACAAATTGGGATTAACTGTAAATGCCTGGACGGTAAATACTGTTCCTGAAATTCAATGGCTTTTAGCACACCAGGTTGATTACATTACTACTAACGAGCCAGAATTAACTTTCGAAGAGCTTAAAAAAACACCTGTTGCAGCAGGTTGGAAGCTGAAATGGGCTGATGAATTTAATGATGCCGGATTACCTTTGGCAAAAAATTGGAGTTACGATGTTGGTGGAAAGGGCTGGGGCAATAACGAACTTCAATATTATACCGATGCAGATAGCACAAACGCAATTGTAAAAAAAGGGAATCTAAATATTACTGCTGTAAAAGCAGACAAGGAAAACAACCATTATACTTCGGCCAGATTAGTAACGAAAAATAAATTCGATTTTAAATACGGAAGGGTAGAAGTTCGGGCGATATTGCCTAAAGGTAGGGGCTTATGGCCAGCTATATGGGCCTTACCAACCGATTCGAAATACGGCGGCTGGCCAAAAAGTGGCGAAATTGATATTATGGAACATGTAGGTTATGATCCGGATAGCGTTCATGGAACAGTGCATACCGAAAAATTTAACCATGTAATCAAAACACAGGTGGGCAAGGCTTTAAAGGTTGAAAATCCTTATAGCGAATATCATATTTATGCTGTAGAATGGTTTGCCGACCGCATTGATTTCTTTATCGATAACCAAAAATACCTCACCTTTAAGAATACCAAAAAAGGATCGGGCGACTGGCCTTTCGACCAAAATTTCCATATTATTTTAAATCTAGCTGTTGGTGGTGGCTGGGGTGGAAAAAAAGGAGTGGACGACACTATTTTCCCGGCGACCATGAAAGTTGATTATGTAAGGGTATTTCAGAAATAA